Below is a genomic region from Daphnia pulicaria isolate SC F1-1A chromosome 10, SC_F0-13Bv2, whole genome shotgun sequence.
ATTTGCGGTTGTTTCGGGGGAATAAAGAGTCGTTAAAAAAGATGATGTAAATTGACacaattctttttatattgTACGGATGACTTGAATTTGTTCGTTGACTAAACATTACAAGTCTCAAAGActgaagtttttaaaaaaaataaagaaaatgtacGAGTTCCCGTTGGAGACCacagtttgaaaaaatttgctcATACATTCCAAGActtgattagaaaaaaaatagagaagatcgaaaaaaaataaaatgaaagacGATAAAAAGATCAGCTCATCATTGGAGTGGATTCACTGACATGGCCAGTGAATTTACTTCCATATTCGAGTTCTTTGGCCAGTTTGCCCACAACGTTGGAGAAAACCATCGTGTCCATATTCTTGGATAAGAAGTCGACGAGCAGCCAATCACCGATGGAGCATCGCTGAGTAATGACGTCAGCATCATCTTTTTGAGGGGCAGAGAGGCGGCTACGCAAAAGAAACATTCTCACGGGCGGCATCATGACGATAACAACACGAGCGAGGAAATCGATGCTGGTGATGATGGCCAAAATAATGAACCAAAACCAGAGGAAAgtgtaaattttttcattgatgATATTCAAGGCGAGAATGCAAAGTGCGTCATGTCTCTGAATTGTACCTGCATATcacaaggagaagaagaaaaatatgattaTTGCACGGTGATTACACAACCGGATAGCAATTGCGAGATTGCTATGGAAACGCAAGACGGAAAGACCAGTAGTCTAGACACCACAACTAAATTATCTCTTACCGGAAGAACCGTATTTGTGGAAAACGCATTTCGTCAGTCGGGGAAACACCCGCGCCATAGGATCGACACGCGTTTCCGGATCTTGGTCCAAAAATTCAACGACTTCAATGCCGTAACGTAGAAATTCGCCGCCCAAAAAGCGGTTGGTCAAGAAAATTTGCCCAATCACGTTCACCTGCACAGACAACACATGTGGTTTTTATGGCTTTTCAATGCTAAAAGATTTTTACACGCACGCAAGTCGCCaagacagtaaaaaaaaacatttttatggcgatgaataaataaactatCGCGGCGCTATCAACTCCATTTCGGATTCAACGAGGTAAATAAGAAACGAGCCTCTGCCTCTCTTACCAGATTCAAAAGTTCACACACGAAGAATCGAATGGCCCATCCATTGTGCTCGTGGAGATTCCTGACAATGTACTTCGTCAagatctcttctttttcatctcgcacttcaattttctctttaatgGTGAAGATGTGCATGCCTTGGATGATGTTGCGAACTTTGGTGCCTTCCCACATCTTCCACAGATAGTACGGAGTGTAGAACATGAGAGCTTGACCAAACAAGACGAACGGAACCCTATATGTACACGGTTATATAATTATTATGAGACATACTTTAGTGTCATCGTGCCGcaaagaattatttaaaaagaaatgttgtcTGACCATTGATAATAGGCATGATAAGTCACGTCATCTTCTTCAGTGTAAGGTCCCAATCCAAAGAGACTGAGCTCGCCTTTGGCAATCGGCGTCGTGCGTGGAATGGAAAATGTCGACGAAATGAAGCAGTAATTGTTGAGAATTTTAATCGGTACGGCCACTGCGTCTTGAATGCATTGGATGTGTTCGCCAATGTACTGCCGGGAAGTGACCAATATTGAGGAAGTCAGCAAAACGAGGAAGGTTAGTCGATAGTGCAACGCAAAGACCGGCGTCGTAATTTTGACTGACGTCGTCTTCAGCTTGATGGCCGCCTTCAATTTGGAAAACGTCCCCAACATTTCCTGTTGTTATAATTGCAACAACAATTTAATCAGCCGTTCAAGACACAGGAACAAAACAAAGCATGCAGATTGTGCAAACTAGCAGACGATCACAGAAATCCGTTGAGGTGACGTCGGTAGGGCCACCAGAATCACCTGAGATGGCGTAAGTACAGAAGGTAATCGTCGAGATCAAAACCGAGAGAAAATGTTCTCGGAAGCGTTGAAAAAAACTGTGTGTAGTGTGTACAAAGACGGCCAACACTTTGACTGTTGGGTGCTATGGGCGCGCCATGTGCGACTGGTGACGGGgtccctttctttctttccacccCCATCTGGTTCTCTCGTAACCTTCACCACTAATCAACGCGGTcgtaaattgcattttttgctTATTTCATCGaaattaaacaattattttaacatttgaaaaaatgagcACTGTTCTATACTGGTCGGGGAACCACACTCATATCATGATTGCGTCATCAGATCAATATTCTCCCGTTTCTAAtggatttctttttgtctGATTCCAATAGTGGTTGATCCTCTTTCAACGGCTACCATCAGTCTTTGTTGGACTT
It encodes:
- the LOC124314156 gene encoding innexin inx2-like yields the protein MLGTFSKLKAAIKLKTTSVKITTPVFALHYRLTFLVLLTSSILVTSRQYIGEHIQCIQDAVAVPIKILNNYCFISSTFSIPRTTPIAKGELSLFGLGPYTEEDDVTYHAYYQWVPFVLFGQALMFYTPYYLWKMWEGTKVRNIIQGMHIFTIKEKIEVRDEKEEILTKYIVRNLHEHNGWAIRFFVCELLNLVNVIGQIFLTNRFLGGEFLRYGIEVVEFLDQDPETRVDPMARVFPRLTKCVFHKYGSSGTIQRHDALCILALNIINEKIYTFLWFWFIILAIITSIDFLARVVIVMMPPVRMFLLRSRLSAPQKDDADVITQRCSIGDWLLVDFLSKNMDTMVFSNVVGKLAKELEYGSKFTGHVSESTPMMS